CATGTTGCACCGCATGCCGACAAGAATGACCCTGTATATTATGCCAATTTCGGCGACGCTGCAGCCGCAGTCGTTCTGGAGCGCGATGAGAATTCCGTAGGCTTCATCGATTCCATCTACCAGACAGACACTTGCGTCTATGGCAACTCGATGTTCCCGGCGGAAGGCTTAGCCACTCTGGGACGCACCGGCGTGGGCGCCGGAGAGTTCAATGTGAAATTCATTCCATTTGACGATTCAATCTGCGTAGATGCTGCCTCCGAGTCTATCAACACCTTGCTTAGACAGAATGAGATCGCCCCTGAATCGATTAAAGTGGCCTGCTTCTCTCAGCTGTCGCATCCCAACATTCAAGCGGTTTCGGGCAAAACCGGTATCGACAGCGACGCAGCCGTCTACATAGGTGATGAATTCGGCTATACCTCGACGAGTAGCCCTTTTATCGCCCTGCACAAAGCCGTAACCACGGGGAAACTAGAACGAGGGGACAAGCTCCTGTTCTGGACCGTTGGCGCCGGCTGGCAAAACGTAGCTTTTGTAATGGAGTATTAAGTTTAACGCTAAAAAAGCGGCCCGCATGCAGATGTTCTGCATACGGGCCGCTTTTTTTTTATTAGACCCTCCTTTCCAGATAAATTTTCCGGAAAAGGATATAGAAAGCGAATGTCAGCTTAAATAACACATCGAGCTCAAAAAAACAATAAAAACAGCATTAAAATTAATTATTTTAAATTTTTATGTTATTATTATTGACATTAATTCAAAAGCTAATTATATTGGCATTATAAGATTTTACGCGACACAATAACGTGTCAACCGAAGAGCAGAACAATCAATCCTCACAACGCTGTGGCCGGATGGCTTGTCGTTCTGCTGTACTTAAAATTATTAGTCAGCCACAATGATGTGGCTGCATTGGCAACGGGGCCGATTAACGAAATCCGCAATAAATGCGGGTTCTGTCAGTCGGCCCTTTTTTGCCATGTGTTTACTTTTATAAGGAGGCGATGCAGCAACAACAGCAGTAAAAGAGCTCGAACAATCCCTGCCTTCCCGCAAGTCTCTGAACAAAACCGTGATTTATCCATTAAAAGGAGGAAATTTCAAATGGAAGCAAAAGGTTTTCGCAAGGCCGGTCACTCCCCGAGTTTATTGTCAGCTTTTTTGTATTTTGATGTAAGCTTTATGATTTGGGTACTGTGCGGAGCATTATCGCTCTACATAACCAAGGATTTCGGTTTATCGGATACTCAAAAAGCGACAATGGTTGCGATTCCGATCCTGGGCGGTTCGGTGTTCCGGATACCAATGGGAGTATTAGCAGACCGTATTGGCTGTAAAAAAGCAGGCCTCATCGGAATGAGCCTTACCCTTATTCCTCTTCTGTGGGGTTGGCTCGGCGGAACCAGCCTGATGCAGGTTCAAATGATCGGATTCCTGCTCGGCTTCGCGGGCGCAAGCTTTGCCGTATCGCTTTCCTTGGCCAGCCGTTGGTATCCTCCACAATATCAGGGACTTGCAATGGGCATTGCCGGAGCGGGGAACAGCGGAACAGCGATTGCAACCTTTTTCGGGCCGCAGATCGCCCAGGCTTACGGGTGGCACAATGTTTTTGGTCTCGCAATGATCCCGCTCATTATTGTCATGATCGTGTTCGCAATTTTGGTTAAAGACGCCCCGAATGCCCCTGCACCTAAACCATTGAAGAATTACCTCAGTGTGTTCAAGTATGCAGATACTTGGTGGTTCTCGATGTTCTATGCCATTACCTTTGGCGGTTTTGTCGGATTCGCCAGCTATGCGAGCATTTTCTTCTATGATGTGTACGGCGATAACGTGCATCCCGGTGGTTTAACCAAAATTCAGGTGGGTTACCTAGTAACCATTACTGTTATTGCTGGCAGCTTCTTCAGACCTGTAGGGGGCTGGATCGCGGACAAAATTGGCGGCATGCGTCTCCTCGTTCTTTTGTACAGTGTGATTTCCGTATGTGCTTTTGCGATCGCCACCATGCCCGATTCATTCCTTGTAATGCTTCTTTATACCAGCGTGATGATGGCCTGCCTTGGCATGGGGAACGGATCGGTATTCCAAATTATACCTCAACGTTTCT
This region of Paenibacillus sp. URB8-2 genomic DNA includes:
- a CDS encoding nitrate/nitrite transporter, whose product is MEAKGFRKAGHSPSLLSAFLYFDVSFMIWVLCGALSLYITKDFGLSDTQKATMVAIPILGGSVFRIPMGVLADRIGCKKAGLIGMSLTLIPLLWGWLGGTSLMQVQMIGFLLGFAGASFAVSLSLASRWYPPQYQGLAMGIAGAGNSGTAIATFFGPQIAQAYGWHNVFGLAMIPLIIVMIVFAILVKDAPNAPAPKPLKNYLSVFKYADTWWFSMFYAITFGGFVGFASYASIFFYDVYGDNVHPGGLTKIQVGYLVTITVIAGSFFRPVGGWIADKIGGMRLLVLLYSVISVCAFAIATMPDSFLVMLLYTSVMMACLGMGNGSVFQIIPQRFSSEIGVITGIVGAAGGLGGYLLPKYILGPLKQSTGSQVTGFLVVGSIVLLTTLIFYAVTRSWRKTWAKAESGVNF
- a CDS encoding 3-oxoacyl-[acyl-carrier-protein] synthase III C-terminal domain-containing protein — encoded protein: MAGIRIKDIDIYHPSKKIGNDFFIQHFDEKGIDIRGLLAALGRENRYSIDNEEENSLTMAFEAASNVLEKTGLTGADIDLIAYASQTPEYIFPTNSLMIHRLIGGASHTICIDSNANCAGMTASVEQVSRQMMANPRIRRALVIGSDHVAPHADKNDPVYYANFGDAAAAVVLERDENSVGFIDSIYQTDTCVYGNSMFPAEGLATLGRTGVGAGEFNVKFIPFDDSICVDAASESINTLLRQNEIAPESIKVACFSQLSHPNIQAVSGKTGIDSDAAVYIGDEFGYTSTSSPFIALHKAVTTGKLERGDKLLFWTVGAGWQNVAFVMEY